One genomic window of Scatophagus argus isolate fScaArg1 chromosome 16, fScaArg1.pri, whole genome shotgun sequence includes the following:
- the LOC124073630 gene encoding neurexophilin-1, translated as MMRPNRGFILLLLNGTACLVALGQEDDSSAPKSSSDDSSKTVGLLSGQPPLSPLSRWMLHSKSRAANATSLELPYRSPVPFSKQEFSKQEFWEMLGSDQLKPDASSSRVKRRPIVKTGKFKKMFGWGDFYSNIKTVRLNLLITGKIVDHGNGTFSVYFRHNSTGQGNISVSLVPPVKAVEFDLERQSVVYPKDSKIFNCRVDYEKVDRSKRTSLCNYDPSKTCFQEQIQSHVSWICSKPFKVICIYISFYSTDYRLVQKVCPDYNYHNEMPYLPSG; from the exons ATGATGCGTCCCAACCGCGGCTtcatcctgctcctcctcaaCGGAACCGCATGTTTG gtggCCCTGGGTCAAGAAGACGATTCCTCCGCCCCCAAGAGCTCTTCAGACGACTCTTCCAAGACGGTGGGGCTCCTGAGCGGGCAGCCTCCGCTCTCGCCTCTGAGCCGCTGGATGCTTCACAGTAAGAGCCGGGCAGCTAATGCCACCTCTCTGGAGCTGCCCTACCGCTCCCCAGTCCCTTTCTCCAAGCAGGAGTTTTCTAAACAGGAGTTCTGGGAGATGTTGGGTAGTGACCAGCTCAAACCCGACGCCTCCAGCTCCAGGGTCAAACGACGGCCCATCGTTAAGACCGGCAAGTTCAAGAAGATGTTTGGCTGGGGAGATTTCTATTCCAACATCAAGACGGTCAGGCTTAACCTGCTGATCACTGGCAAGATTGTGGACCACGGTAACGGTACGTTCAGCGTCTACTTTCGCCACAACTCCACAGGTCAGGGCAACATCTCAGTGAGCCTGGTGCCACCCGTGAAGGCGGTGGAGTTTGATCTGGAGCGCCAGAGCGTGGTCTACCCCAAGGACTCAAAGATCTTCAACTGCCGCGTAGACTATGAGAAGGTGGATCGCAGCAAGCGCACCTCACTGTGCAACTATGACCCGTCCAAGACCTGCTTCCAGGAGCAGATTCAGAGCCACGTGTCCTGGATTTGCTCCAAGCCTTTCAAGGTCATCTGTATCTACATTTCTTTCTACAGTACGGACTACCGCCTGGTCCAGAAGGTGTGCCCGGACTACAACTACCATAACGAGATGCCCTACCTGCCCTCGGGCTAG